In a genomic window of Coregonus clupeaformis isolate EN_2021a chromosome 27, ASM2061545v1, whole genome shotgun sequence:
- the LOC121541927 gene encoding peroxiredoxin-4 produces MDVMLHMKMLKDILSVLCTICVVTNFSTAAQDGTNGKKDQECHNYAGGHVYPGEAFRVPVSDHSLHLSKAKISKPAPYFEGSAVIDGEFKELKLSDYKGKYLVFFFYPLDFTFVCPTEIIAFSDRVHEFRAINAEVVACSVDSQFTHLAWINTPRKQGGLGPMKIPLLSDLTHQISKDYGVFLEDAGHTLRGLFIIDDKGVLRQITMNDLPVGRSVDETLRLVQAFQYTDKHGEVCPAGWKPGSDTIIPDPSGKLKYFDKLN; encoded by the exons ATGGACGTCATGCTTCATATGAAGATGTTAAAGGACATTTTAAGTGTGCTTTGCACAATTTGTGTTGTCACCAATTTTTCCACTGCAGCCCAAGACGGCACTAATGGGAAAAAGGACCAAGAGTGTCACAACTACGCTGGAGGACACGTCTACCCCGGAGAGGCTTTCCGTGTGCCCGTCTCTGACCATTCCCTACACCTCAGCAAGGCAAAAA TTTCAAAGCCTGCACCTTATTTTGAGGGATCAGCTGTCATCGATGGAGAGTTTAAGGAGCTCAAACTGTCTGACTACAAAGGAAAATACCTAGTCTTCTTCTTCTACCCCCTGGACTT CACGTTTGTCTGCCCAACTGAGATTATTGCGTTCAGTGATCGTGTGCACGAGTTCCGTGCCATCAATGCTGAGGTTGTTGCCTGCTCTGTCGACTCACAATTCACCCATCTAGCATG GATCAACACACCCAGGAAGCAGGGTGGACTTGGGCCAATGAAAATTCCTCTGCTGTCTGACCTCACACACCAGATTTCCAAGGACTATGGAGTCTTCCTGGAGGACGCAGGACATACACTCAG GGGCCTGTTCATCATCGATGACAAGGGAGTCCTGAGGCAGATTACCATGAATGACCTCCCTGTAGGGCGCTCTGTAGACGAGACCCTGCGGCTGGTCCAGGCCTTCCAGTACACTGACAAACATGGCGAAG TGTGCCCAGCAGGATGGAAGCCAGGCAGTGACACG ATAATCCCAGACCCATCGGGCAAACTCAAGTACTTTGACAAGCTGAACTGA